One genomic segment of Trichocoleus sp. includes these proteins:
- a CDS encoding AtzE family amidohydrolase: MMDLTRADALTIANAVRAKEISATAVVEAALDRIAKQDGALNSFTAVLTEQALESAAAVDRAIANGDDPGMLAGVPFAVKNLFDVKGLPTLSGSKINQDLPPAMADATALVRLQRSGAVLVGALNMDEYAYGFVTENSHYGPTHNPHDLQRVAGGSSGGSAAAVAAGLVPLTLGSDTNGSIRVPAAFCGIFGLKPTYGRLSRSGVYLFAGSFDHIGPFARSTQDIAAAFDAMQGADLQDPVCTTRPPELCLPQLSQGIEGLRIAVADCYFAQGGEPDVLAAVQQVAEALGANQRVTIPEAHRARAAAYVITASEGSNLHFPRLKARAQDFDLATRDRFIAGTMIPNTWYLQAQRFRRWYRDQVRDIFKQVDLILAPTTPCPAPLIGQEKMTLDGVEMLVRPNLGLYTQPLSFIGLPILSVPIQRPNALPVGVQIIAAPYNEALTLRAAAVLEAAGVIAAPIVSPG, encoded by the coding sequence ATGATGGATTTAACCCGAGCCGATGCCCTTACCATTGCGAACGCAGTCCGGGCAAAAGAAATTTCAGCAACAGCCGTAGTTGAGGCAGCGCTAGACAGGATTGCTAAGCAGGATGGCGCGCTTAATAGCTTTACAGCAGTTTTGACAGAGCAAGCGTTAGAGAGTGCTGCTGCGGTCGATCGCGCCATTGCAAACGGAGATGATCCAGGAATGCTGGCGGGTGTGCCTTTTGCAGTGAAGAATTTGTTTGATGTGAAAGGGCTACCGACGCTGTCCGGCTCCAAAATAAACCAGGATTTGCCGCCTGCAATGGCAGATGCGACTGCCCTGGTTCGATTGCAGCGATCGGGGGCTGTTCTGGTCGGGGCACTCAACATGGATGAGTACGCTTATGGCTTTGTCACAGAAAACAGCCATTATGGACCAACCCACAATCCGCACGATTTACAGCGAGTTGCAGGAGGGTCATCTGGTGGCTCTGCGGCGGCTGTTGCAGCGGGACTGGTTCCGCTAACGCTTGGCTCAGATACGAATGGTTCAATCCGAGTTCCTGCTGCCTTTTGCGGCATTTTTGGCTTAAAGCCCACCTATGGACGCCTTTCTCGGAGCGGGGTTTATCTTTTTGCGGGTAGCTTTGACCACATTGGTCCCTTTGCTCGATCGACCCAAGACATCGCTGCTGCTTTTGATGCCATGCAGGGAGCCGACCTGCAAGATCCTGTTTGTACGACTCGCCCACCAGAGCTTTGTTTGCCTCAGTTGAGCCAGGGCATTGAAGGCTTGCGAATTGCGGTTGCAGATTGCTACTTTGCTCAAGGTGGCGAACCTGATGTGTTAGCGGCAGTTCAACAGGTGGCTGAAGCACTGGGAGCGAATCAGCGGGTGACAATTCCGGAAGCCCATCGAGCCAGAGCAGCGGCTTATGTCATTACGGCTTCTGAAGGAAGTAATCTTCACTTCCCCCGGCTCAAAGCTCGTGCTCAAGATTTTGACTTAGCAACCCGCGATCGATTTATTGCCGGAACCATGATCCCAAACACCTGGTATCTTCAAGCGCAACGGTTTCGCCGCTGGTACCGCGATCAAGTGCGAGATATTTTTAAGCAGGTTGATTTAATCCTTGCTCCAACGACTCCCTGCCCTGCGCCGCTGATTGGACAGGAAAAAATGACGCTGGATGGCGTTGAAATGTTGGTGCGTCCAAATCTAGGACTCTATACACAGCCGCTCTCGTTTATTGGACTCCCGATCTTATCTGTGCCAATTCAGCGTCCAAATGCGCTGCCTGTGGGTGTCCAAATTATTGCGGCTCCTTACAACGAAGCGCTGACCCTCCGCGCCGCCGCCGTTTTAGAGGCAGCAGGAGTGATTGCTGCACCGATCGTTTCTCCAGGTTGA
- a CDS encoding RidA family protein, with translation MERKQISTGTPWETSVGYSRAVRVGAFVYIAGTTAADENGQIHRPDDPYEQAAYTIRKIEAALQSVDARLEHVVRTRMYVTDMKDAPQVTKAHHEFFHAIRPASTIVEVSRLATDEMRVEIEVDAIVSD, from the coding sequence ATGGAACGGAAACAGATTTCAACGGGGACACCTTGGGAGACAAGCGTCGGCTATTCGCGGGCAGTCCGCGTCGGTGCATTTGTTTACATTGCTGGAACGACGGCTGCGGATGAAAACGGACAAATTCATCGTCCTGATGATCCTTATGAGCAGGCTGCCTATACGATTCGCAAAATTGAAGCTGCCCTGCAATCAGTAGACGCTCGATTGGAGCATGTGGTTCGTACTCGGATGTACGTCACCGATATGAAGGATGCGCCACAAGTGACAAAAGCCCATCACGAGTTTTTTCACGCCATTCGTCCCGCCAGTACGATCGTTGAAGTCAGCCGCTTGGCTACAGATGAGATGCGAGTTGAGATTGAGGTTGATGCGATCGTCTCTGACTAG
- a CDS encoding rhodanese-like domain-containing protein, whose amino-acid sequence MDLLFGLIPTPPPLQAKSRVYDLKARLDWGGPALTIVDVRDRSEFHASHISGAINIPLRRLMHSARINLEATRDIYVYSDANEDAALAAAKLREAGYLNVSELQGGIPAWKAVGYPIESGVAYPFRLTS is encoded by the coding sequence ATGGATCTTTTATTTGGCTTAATTCCGACGCCGCCGCCACTGCAAGCAAAGTCTCGTGTTTATGACTTGAAGGCTCGATTAGATTGGGGCGGTCCCGCTTTGACGATCGTGGATGTGCGCGATCGATCGGAATTTCACGCCAGCCATATTTCCGGTGCAATCAATATTCCGCTGCGACGATTAATGCACTCGGCGCGAATTAACTTGGAAGCGACCCGTGATATTTACGTCTACAGCGATGCAAATGAGGATGCGGCTCTGGCTGCGGCTAAATTGCGGGAAGCAGGCTACCTCAACGTCTCTGAACTTCAGGGCGGCATTCCTGCCTGGAAAGCAGTTGGCTACCCGATCGAATCAGGCGTAGCCTACCCCTTCAGACTCACCTCATAA
- a CDS encoding ABC transporter substrate-binding protein — translation MISAVLSRFQIFSRLRQRGRRGVAIVLMLLMAIGVVSCSETQLRSQASRVPQLVFASPSDPATFNYALNSSAYSVFGLIYVGLLSTNGITGDLEPELAESWEVSPDKKRIVFTLREGLKWSDGHPLTAEDVEFSYNQVYLNEKVAVGLRDILQIGDTGQFPTVRKLDDRRVEFLVPEPFAPFLRYSGGIGIMPAHVLRKTVETTDQNGKLAFLDTWGTDTDPRQVVVNGPYKMERYVAGERVIFVQNPYYWRRDAAGNQQPYIERIVQQVIGSDDAQMMSFRSGDLDEISVKPEQFQLLKSEEKRGKYTIYNGGSESGSRFVSFNLTKAKDQKGRPFVDPIKSRWFNNLAFRQAVAYALDRERMKNTIYQGLGELQNSPLDSQNPFFAPPEAGVKAYDYRPEQSKKLLQEAGFKYDNAGKLFDSEGNRVQFVLLVKSEELSRVRVATQIKQDLEAIGIQVDLQVISFNLVIQKLKQRTWECYVGGFLGGGLEPQSGFNIWSTRGSMHQFNQGPFPGEPPIQGWEVSDWEREIDQLFTAGVKELDKSKRQEIYKRFQQIAQEQVPFIHLVNPLSLNAVRDRVQNIQFTALGGAFWNLYELKVLD, via the coding sequence ATGATTTCGGCTGTCTTATCTCGGTTCCAGATCTTTTCTCGATTGCGACAACGTGGGCGACGGGGAGTGGCGATCGTTTTAATGCTGTTGATGGCGATTGGGGTAGTGTCTTGTAGTGAGACTCAGCTTCGATCGCAAGCATCGCGCGTGCCGCAACTTGTGTTTGCTAGTCCGAGCGACCCTGCCACGTTTAACTATGCCCTCAATAGTTCTGCTTACAGCGTCTTTGGCTTGATTTATGTAGGGTTGCTGAGTACCAATGGCATTACGGGTGATTTAGAACCGGAGTTAGCAGAATCTTGGGAAGTCTCTCCAGACAAGAAGCGAATTGTTTTTACGCTGCGAGAAGGACTGAAGTGGTCGGATGGACACCCGTTGACAGCGGAGGACGTGGAGTTTTCCTACAACCAGGTTTATCTCAACGAGAAAGTTGCAGTTGGGCTGCGCGATATTCTGCAAATTGGTGATACGGGGCAGTTCCCAACGGTGCGAAAGCTGGACGATCGCCGGGTAGAGTTTCTTGTGCCAGAACCTTTTGCGCCATTTTTGCGCTATAGCGGCGGGATTGGGATTATGCCTGCCCATGTATTGCGAAAGACTGTAGAAACAACGGATCAAAATGGCAAATTAGCGTTCTTGGATACCTGGGGTACGGATACTGATCCGCGTCAGGTCGTTGTGAATGGACCCTACAAGATGGAACGCTATGTTGCGGGGGAGCGAGTGATCTTCGTGCAGAATCCTTACTACTGGCGACGCGATGCTGCGGGAAATCAGCAGCCCTATATTGAGCGGATTGTGCAGCAGGTGATCGGCTCAGATGATGCTCAAATGATGAGTTTTCGATCGGGAGATTTGGACGAAATTAGCGTTAAGCCAGAGCAGTTTCAGTTGTTGAAGTCAGAGGAAAAGCGCGGTAAATATACGATTTACAACGGTGGATCCGAATCTGGTTCTCGGTTTGTCTCTTTTAACCTCACTAAAGCGAAAGACCAGAAAGGGAGACCCTTTGTAGACCCGATTAAATCGCGTTGGTTCAATAATTTGGCATTCCGGCAGGCGGTTGCTTATGCGCTCGATCGAGAACGGATGAAAAACACGATCTACCAGGGATTGGGAGAACTCCAGAACTCACCGCTAGATAGCCAAAATCCCTTTTTTGCGCCGCCAGAAGCAGGCGTCAAGGCTTACGACTATCGCCCAGAACAATCGAAAAAACTGCTGCAAGAGGCAGGCTTTAAGTACGACAACGCTGGAAAACTGTTCGACTCAGAGGGGAATCGCGTTCAGTTTGTGTTGCTTGTCAAGTCTGAGGAACTGTCGCGGGTGCGAGTGGCAACGCAGATCAAGCAAGATTTAGAGGCGATCGGCATTCAGGTTGATCTGCAAGTCATTAGCTTTAACCTGGTAATTCAAAAGCTGAAGCAGCGTACCTGGGAGTGCTACGTTGGTGGCTTCCTAGGTGGCGGATTAGAGCCCCAAAGCGGCTTTAATATCTGGTCTACTCGCGGCTCGATGCACCAGTTTAATCAAGGTCCTTTCCCTGGAGAACCACCCATTCAAGGTTGGGAAGTGTCGGATTGGGAGCGCGAAATCGACCAACTCTTTACGGCAGGCGTGAAAGAACTGGACAAATCGAAGCGCCAAGAGATCTACAAACGGTTCCAGCAAATTGCTCAAGAGCAGGTTCCCTTTATTCACCTGGTGAATCCACTCTCTCTCAATGCCGTGCGCGATCGGGTGCAGAACATCCAATTTACGGCGTTGGGTGGAGCCTTCTGGAATTTATATGAGTTGAAGGTGCTGGACTAA
- the hpsP gene encoding hormogonium polysaccharide biosynthesis glycosyltransferase HpsP has protein sequence MSSLRILQIVPSISLVYGGPSQMVLGLSKALVAKGVEVTILTTNSNGDTGQAPLDVPLDRPVSQDGYQIRYFRCAPFRRYKFSIRLLRWLTRHAHEFDLAHIHALFSPISTAAAAIARQQQLPYILRPLGTLDPVDVRKKRALKQIYAALWERANLAGATAVHFTSDQEAKVSERFGVVTRDLVIPLGVNLPASTTPRTLICESVTPLILFMSRIDRKKGLDLLIPALERLSAEGRSFRFVLAGSNPQDSDYERSIRHRIQNSPLGQQTTITGFVSGDAKLRLLRSADLFVLPSYYENFGIAVAEAMAAGVPVVISDQVHIWQDIAQSQSGWVCSCQIEDLTQKLRIALQDNEARQQRGTNAQTYAQTHYNWDSIAQQMIQAYEQIKNKA, from the coding sequence ATGTCTTCCCTCCGCATCCTCCAAATCGTTCCCTCCATCTCCCTGGTTTATGGTGGTCCAAGCCAAATGGTCTTGGGGCTATCCAAAGCACTCGTCGCTAAAGGTGTAGAAGTCACCATTCTCACAACCAATTCCAATGGTGATACTGGACAAGCCCCCCTCGACGTACCCCTCGATCGCCCAGTTTCTCAAGACGGCTACCAAATCCGCTATTTCCGCTGTGCCCCGTTCCGGCGCTATAAGTTTTCAATTCGCTTACTGCGTTGGCTCACACGTCACGCTCATGAGTTTGACCTTGCCCACATCCATGCGCTGTTCTCCCCGATTAGTACGGCAGCAGCAGCAATCGCTCGCCAGCAACAGCTTCCTTACATCCTGCGCCCTCTGGGAACCCTCGATCCAGTAGACGTCCGAAAAAAACGGGCTTTAAAGCAGATTTATGCGGCTTTGTGGGAACGAGCAAATTTGGCGGGCGCAACGGCAGTTCATTTCACCAGCGACCAGGAAGCCAAAGTTTCTGAGCGATTCGGTGTGGTCACTCGTGATCTGGTCATTCCGCTGGGTGTCAATCTACCTGCCTCAACCACACCCCGAACCCTGATCTGTGAGTCTGTGACACCCCTGATCCTCTTTATGTCTCGGATCGATCGCAAGAAAGGGTTAGATTTGCTGATTCCGGCGCTAGAGCGGTTGTCCGCAGAAGGACGATCGTTTCGATTTGTGTTGGCAGGCTCGAATCCGCAAGACTCAGACTATGAGCGATCGATCCGTCATCGCATCCAAAACTCTCCGCTAGGACAGCAGACGACCATTACCGGATTTGTCTCAGGTGACGCTAAACTCCGACTGCTGCGATCGGCAGATTTATTTGTCCTGCCCTCTTACTACGAAAATTTCGGTATCGCTGTCGCGGAAGCCATGGCAGCAGGTGTCCCCGTCGTTATCTCCGATCAGGTACATATTTGGCAAGACATCGCTCAATCGCAATCTGGCTGGGTCTGCTCCTGCCAAATTGAAGACCTGACCCAAAAACTCCGAATTGCTCTCCAAGACAATGAAGCCAGACAGCAACGCGGCACCAACGCCCAAACTTATGCCCAGACACACTATAACTGGGACTCGATCGCCCAGCAGATGATTCAGGCTTACGAGCAGATCAAAAACAAGGCTTAG
- the hpsO gene encoding hormogonium polysaccharide biosynthesis glycosyltransferase HpsO: MTQLTEPPIVSAKQGTQPLRILVVSHTYIVKLNCEKLRTLAKLEPGIEVVVVVPKRWRPGGVQNQTIESQPWQDGSFRVVPLSNSSQNNQGLLCFGTDLIALLRQFRPHIIQVEQGSKALAYAELITLNRLLGINAKNLFFTWWNLPYSVKFPVSWLEAYNLRHTHGLIAGNQDGAEILQQHGYRGAVQVMPQLGVDETRFCPKLQPELATQLGIQAHEFVVGFVGRFVPEKGLLTLCDALTKIPREYPWKWLLLGRGTLQQTLQEKAQAAGVADRLIWIESVPHADVPRYLNLMNALVLPSETSTEFKTLTSVGWKEQFGHVLIEAMACQVPVIGSDSGEIPYVIGDAGLIFSEGNALELRDRLLQLITDKSFAEAIGKRGYERVISHYTNQALALQQLAFYRQILAP, encoded by the coding sequence ATGACTCAGCTGACTGAACCCCCGATCGTCTCCGCAAAACAAGGCACTCAACCGTTGCGAATTCTCGTTGTCAGCCACACTTACATCGTGAAGTTGAACTGTGAGAAATTGCGAACCTTAGCAAAATTAGAACCGGGAATTGAGGTGGTCGTCGTAGTGCCAAAACGGTGGCGACCCGGCGGCGTGCAAAACCAGACAATCGAATCTCAACCCTGGCAGGATGGTTCATTTCGAGTCGTGCCGCTGTCAAATTCCAGCCAGAACAATCAAGGGCTACTTTGCTTCGGAACCGATCTCATTGCTCTATTGCGGCAGTTTCGTCCTCATATTATTCAGGTTGAGCAGGGGTCAAAAGCACTGGCTTATGCAGAACTGATTACGCTCAATCGACTGTTGGGAATCAACGCTAAAAATCTGTTTTTTACCTGGTGGAATTTGCCCTATTCAGTCAAGTTTCCAGTGTCCTGGCTAGAGGCATACAATCTGCGCCACACCCACGGGCTTATTGCCGGAAATCAAGACGGAGCAGAAATTTTGCAGCAGCATGGCTATCGCGGTGCAGTGCAGGTCATGCCTCAGTTAGGCGTTGATGAAACAAGGTTTTGCCCAAAACTTCAGCCAGAACTCGCCACCCAGCTTGGCATTCAAGCTCATGAGTTTGTGGTGGGTTTTGTGGGTCGGTTTGTGCCGGAGAAAGGCTTACTGACGCTTTGCGATGCGCTGACCAAAATTCCGCGTGAATATCCTTGGAAATGGCTGTTATTAGGTCGAGGAACTTTGCAGCAAACTCTGCAAGAAAAGGCGCAAGCTGCTGGCGTTGCCGATCGCCTCATCTGGATTGAAAGTGTCCCCCATGCAGATGTGCCTCGCTATCTCAACTTAATGAATGCGCTCGTCTTACCTTCTGAAACTTCCACAGAATTCAAAACGTTAACTTCTGTTGGTTGGAAAGAGCAATTTGGGCACGTTTTGATTGAGGCAATGGCTTGTCAAGTTCCGGTAATTGGCTCTGATTCAGGTGAAATTCCCTATGTTATTGGCGATGCAGGGCTGATTTTTTCAGAAGGAAATGCTCTGGAATTGCGCGATCGATTGCTTCAGTTAATAACAGATAAAAGCTTCGCTGAGGCGATCGGCAAACGAGGATATGAACGGGTTATTTCGCACTACACTAACCAGGCTTTAGCGCTACAGCAACTCGCATTTTATCGCCAGATTTTAGCCCCTTAA
- the hpsN gene encoding hormogonium polysaccharide biosynthesis glycosyltransferase HpsN — protein sequence MLSLIIPTYGRERILCDSIASVLQQDYPSFEVLIIDQTQQHEPETEQYLQAMASAGKIRWFRVAWASLPGARNYGVRRAIGEVVLFLDDDVLLPPGYLAAHAQNYARSTVGAVAGRVFDRMKLADAIPGLAIEYLPPEAMDPAIAWYHIDLVHTTKPQQVLTARGCNMSFRREVFTRYGIWFDERFRGSAVREESDFCLRIRKTGWQIWYDPEAHLVHLGEETGGCHDISTRSLQYQITFYHNHFLLALKNLTLWQQIRLAAKLFDCHVLGHPPCYKSGSPIKILTRGVFFVIGLLNAIGTQIKSLWDNGQIYSRQDELGRSKKDELINLGRPDAHPTNSL from the coding sequence ATGCTCTCTCTCATCATCCCCACTTACGGACGTGAACGCATTTTGTGTGACTCGATCGCCTCAGTGCTTCAGCAAGACTATCCCTCATTTGAAGTGCTGATTATCGACCAGACACAGCAGCATGAGCCGGAAACAGAACAGTATTTGCAGGCAATGGCAAGTGCAGGCAAGATTCGCTGGTTTCGCGTGGCTTGGGCGAGTTTGCCAGGAGCACGAAATTATGGAGTGCGGCGAGCGATCGGGGAGGTTGTGCTGTTTCTGGATGACGATGTGCTGTTGCCTCCGGGATATTTGGCGGCTCATGCGCAGAACTATGCGCGATCGACGGTGGGAGCAGTTGCGGGTCGAGTGTTCGATCGAATGAAGTTAGCCGATGCGATTCCGGGCTTGGCGATCGAGTATTTGCCGCCAGAGGCGATGGATCCGGCGATTGCCTGGTATCACATTGATCTGGTTCATACAACCAAACCGCAGCAGGTATTAACGGCACGAGGCTGCAATATGTCCTTTCGGCGGGAGGTCTTTACCCGCTATGGCATCTGGTTTGATGAGCGGTTTCGCGGCAGTGCGGTACGAGAAGAATCAGATTTTTGTCTGCGAATTCGCAAAACGGGCTGGCAGATTTGGTATGACCCAGAAGCGCATTTGGTTCATCTGGGCGAAGAAACGGGAGGCTGCCACGACATCAGCACCCGATCGCTCCAATATCAAATCACCTTTTATCACAATCACTTTTTGCTGGCGTTGAAAAACCTGACGCTCTGGCAACAAATTCGCCTTGCCGCCAAACTCTTCGACTGCCACGTTTTGGGTCATCCGCCCTGCTATAAAAGCGGATCGCCCATCAAGATTTTGACTCGCGGAGTGTTTTTTGTGATCGGGCTGCTAAATGCGATCGGTACACAAATCAAATCACTCTGGGATAACGGTCAGATTTACAGCCGTCAGGATGAGCTAGGGCGATCGAAAAAGGATGAGTTGATTAACCTGGGCAGACCTGATGCCCACCCGACAAATTCCCTTTAA
- the hpsL gene encoding hormogonium polysaccharide biosynthesis protein HpsL produces the protein MVLKSRQSSRSPSSPAPVDSKPAESRSAPSLKERLAQKRKAARIRKEITNFTVFSVFFAVLVGTPLAIVGGIKIAAAAILGVLILAFAFKYPQLALWAFIIYLPFGGTVTYAIGNSPLLQLAKDGLYLPGLFGIVQYCKRERLPLLIPKKLMPAMGILLGFCIMTILFVNGYQQIFGKAGEKPIAMGILGLKVLIGYAPLLVCAYYLLRKKKDLLLLMRLMAVLAIVCCALGFIQYLMLLTGRCVGTRFEEGSDLFKASLEARCFVGGALLYSPQQGVIRLPGTFVAPWQWGWFLISNSFLIFPTAFNDPKFRWRVVGLVGLGMVFITAVICGQRIALALVPIVIATLLVFTGQIVNFKRFIPVAVGLGITLTIAALKNPATVQERINSFVSRWNASPPYAFILDQLRWATKGNTPLGHGLGRATNSARALGETELVETYYPKLIYEIGPLGALAFLGMATVLTYLTFKAYRSMRDRTLRGYGAALWLFILCMSYNTYYYPLDVDPVAVYYWFFAGVVLKLPELEKLAKLEPEELPELQGKDKRKRKKQRQVRRSGFG, from the coding sequence ATGGTGCTGAAGTCTCGGCAAAGCTCTCGATCGCCAAGCTCTCCTGCTCCGGTTGATAGTAAGCCAGCAGAGAGTCGGTCTGCTCCCAGTCTAAAGGAGCGGTTAGCTCAGAAGCGAAAAGCAGCACGAATTCGCAAAGAGATTACTAACTTTACGGTGTTTTCGGTCTTCTTTGCGGTGCTGGTGGGCACGCCGCTCGCGATCGTTGGCGGTATCAAAATTGCAGCAGCGGCAATTCTAGGAGTTTTGATTCTGGCGTTTGCCTTTAAGTATCCGCAACTGGCGCTCTGGGCATTCATCATTTATCTGCCGTTTGGCGGCACTGTCACTTATGCGATCGGCAACAGCCCGCTGCTGCAATTGGCGAAGGATGGGCTGTATTTGCCGGGGCTATTCGGGATTGTGCAGTACTGCAAGCGAGAACGGCTACCGCTGCTGATCCCCAAAAAACTAATGCCAGCAATGGGGATTTTGCTTGGCTTCTGCATCATGACCATCCTCTTTGTAAATGGCTACCAGCAGATTTTTGGTAAAGCAGGAGAAAAACCGATCGCGATGGGCATTCTGGGGCTGAAGGTGCTGATTGGCTATGCCCCGCTGCTCGTTTGCGCCTATTATCTGCTGCGAAAAAAGAAAGACTTGCTGCTGTTGATGCGCCTGATGGCAGTTTTGGCGATCGTCTGCTGCGCCCTGGGATTCATCCAATATCTCATGCTCTTAACTGGAAGATGTGTTGGAACCCGCTTTGAGGAAGGCAGCGACTTGTTTAAAGCCTCGCTGGAAGCCCGCTGTTTTGTTGGGGGTGCACTGTTATACAGTCCTCAGCAGGGTGTAATTCGTCTCCCCGGAACCTTTGTCGCTCCCTGGCAATGGGGCTGGTTTCTGATTTCCAATAGCTTTCTCATCTTCCCGACTGCCTTCAACGATCCCAAATTTCGCTGGCGAGTTGTCGGCTTAGTGGGGCTGGGGATGGTCTTCATCACGGCGGTGATTTGCGGACAGCGGATTGCACTTGCCTTAGTGCCGATCGTCATTGCGACGCTGCTGGTTTTCACCGGGCAAATCGTCAACTTTAAGCGATTTATCCCCGTTGCGGTGGGATTAGGCATCACGCTCACAATTGCCGCACTCAAAAACCCTGCCACTGTCCAAGAACGAATCAACAGCTTTGTTTCTCGCTGGAATGCCTCCCCTCCCTATGCTTTCATTCTCGATCAGCTGCGATGGGCAACGAAAGGCAATACCCCGCTTGGGCATGGCTTAGGACGCGCCACTAACTCTGCCCGTGCCTTGGGCGAAACCGAACTCGTTGAAACCTACTACCCCAAGCTGATCTACGAAATCGGTCCTCTTGGCGCACTCGCCTTTCTGGGCATGGCTACCGTATTGACCTATCTCACCTTCAAAGCCTACCGCTCTATGCGCGATCGAACGCTGCGCGGCTATGGGGCTGCCCTCTGGCTGTTCATTCTCTGCATGAGCTACAACACCTACTACTATCCCCTCGACGTTGACCCAGTTGCCGTCTACTACTGGTTTTTTGCTGGAGTCGTCTTAAAGCTTCCCGAACTCGAAAAACTTGCCAAACTCGAACCTGAAGAACTCCCAGAACTGCAAGGAAAAGACAAGCGGAAGCGCAAGAAACAGAGGCAGGTAAGGCGATCGGGGTTTGGGTAA
- a CDS encoding DUF2256 domain-containing protein, translating into MGRSRSKSDLPTKVCPVCDRPFTWRKKWADCWDEVKYCSERCRRRRSGTKSVEDEPE; encoded by the coding sequence ATGGGTCGTTCTCGCTCAAAGTCTGACTTGCCGACTAAAGTTTGTCCCGTTTGTGATCGTCCGTTTACCTGGCGAAAGAAGTGGGCAGACTGTTGGGATGAAGTGAAATATTGCTCGGAGCGGTGTCGGCGGCGACGTTCGGGTACAAAGTCTGTTGAGGATGAACCAGAGTAG
- a CDS encoding isoaspartyl peptidase/L-asparaginase: MATGDVQPKLIIHGGAGSSLKGEKGAEVVRQSLYKVIETVYDKLLSGLDARSAVILGCQLLEDDPRFNAGTGSVLQSDGQIRMSASLMDGDKQRFSGIINVSRVRNPIQLAQFLQDGDDRVLSDYGSMELLRELQMPTYDPLTKLRLEEWILERESNFDRSMAGVVAERELVSEAGRGTIGVVVLDNQGRLAAGTSTGGKGFERIGRVSDSAMPAGNYATAEAAVSCTGIGEDIIEECLAARIVVRVTDGVSIATAFDRSFQEAAQRQRDLGAIGIAASGTIAWGKTSEVLLAAYHDGVTIGDTLEMGKETGTASRSA, from the coding sequence ATGGCAACGGGTGACGTTCAACCCAAATTGATTATTCATGGCGGTGCTGGCAGTTCGCTGAAAGGCGAAAAGGGGGCTGAGGTCGTCCGCCAGTCTCTCTATAAAGTCATTGAGACGGTCTATGACAAACTGCTGTCAGGACTCGATGCGCGATCGGCAGTGATTTTGGGTTGCCAGCTGTTAGAGGACGATCCCCGGTTTAATGCAGGGACAGGTTCCGTATTGCAGTCGGATGGGCAAATCCGCATGAGTGCTTCTTTAATGGATGGAGACAAGCAGCGTTTTAGCGGCATCATTAACGTCTCGCGGGTACGAAACCCCATTCAGCTGGCTCAATTCCTGCAAGATGGAGACGATCGCGTTCTTTCTGACTACGGCTCAATGGAACTGCTGCGCGAACTGCAAATGCCGACCTATGACCCATTAACTAAACTGCGCCTGGAAGAATGGATTTTGGAGCGCGAAAGCAACTTCGATCGCTCGATGGCGGGTGTGGTGGCAGAACGAGAACTCGTTTCAGAAGCGGGACGAGGCACGATCGGGGTTGTGGTGCTGGACAACCAGGGGCGATTGGCTGCCGGAACATCAACAGGTGGAAAAGGCTTTGAGCGAATTGGGCGAGTGAGTGACTCAGCGATGCCTGCCGGAAACTATGCCACTGCTGAGGCTGCTGTGAGCTGTACGGGCATTGGGGAAGACATTATCGAAGAGTGTCTGGCTGCTCGAATTGTGGTTCGGGTCACAGATGGGGTATCGATCGCCACTGCCTTCGATCGCTCCTTTCAAGAAGCAGCCCAGCGTCAGCGTGATTTAGGCGCAATTGGCATTGCCGCAAGCGGGACGATCGCCTGGGGCAAGACGAGCGAGGTGCTACTGGCTGCCTACCATGATGGAGTAACCATAGGCGACACGCTGGAGATGGGAAAGGAGACAGGAACTGCGTCACGCTCCGCATAG